CAAAAGGGTATCCGCAGCCACCAAGGCGTTCACCGTCAAAAGTCCCAGCGAAGGAGGGCAATCCATGAAGACCAAATCAAAATCCTTGAAGGCACCACGATGCCTGGCGAGCCTGGTCTCCCTGCTTATGACCCCCGCCAACTCCACTTCTGCAGCCGCCAAATCAAGGGTCGCCGGCAAAGCCCATACTCCTTCCCACTCCGTAGGAATTATGACATCCTTGGGCTTTGCCTTGTCCAGGACCAAATGATAGACGTTCTTCTTCACTGCCTTGGCGTCTATTCCTAAGCCACTGGTGCTGTTTCCCTGGGGATCCATGTCTATGACCAGCACCTTCTTACCTTTACGGCCCAACTCTGCAGCGAGGTTGACACAGCACGTGGTTTTCCCAACCCCACCCTTTTGATTAGCAACAGCAACAGCCTTCAACGAACACACCTCCACCAGTGCAGTTTCTGAGCTCGCCCCGGTTTCCTAGGAAAAGTTTTTGGGCAGTACTCCTCTTTTTTCCAGACCACCAGGAACAAGTTCTTTTCACCCAGCCTGTAAGAATATATTTCTGGTTCCGAAAGGCCCAATTTATTCCACGATGGCCCCACTTCCTTAAGCTCTTCCTCTACCTTGGGCCCCTTGAAACAAAGAAGGATTCCCCCTTTCATCACCAAGGGGGACATATACTCTGCACAAAGGCCTAGATGTCCCACTGCACGGGTGGCCGCTGCTGAAAACCTCTCCCTATTTTCCGCAGCAAAGATCTCTGCCCTGTCGCATACCACGAAAGCATTCTTCAGCCCTAGGTTTCTTATCATCTCACCGACGGCAGCGCACTTCTTATGCACGCTGTCGAGGAGATAGACATTCAGGTGGGGACGGCATATCGCCCAAAGCATTCCTGGAAGCCCACCACCAGTTCCCACATCTACAGCGCTGCCAATCTCCGGGATAAGGGGTAACGAAAATCCACAATCCAAAAGATGTTCATTCCAGATCTTAGATGGATCTCGCTCCCCAGTGAGTCTAGAAGTGGAGTTCATCGCAGAAAGAATATGGACGTATGTTTCAAGGGTGTCCTCGTTCCTTTGGATCTCCGGCATTATATCTTCAATGTGGATCTCTGCCTTGATTTTTATGATTTTCACTCCTTTATCCCGCAGGAATAAATTTGCTCATATAATAATAACACTCACAGGAATTCTTTTGCACCTTCAAGGTTCTCTAAATTTGACCTAAAAGGAGGAATGTAAAGTGGGAAGCACTCTTGTAAGGTCGGGCAACATCATATCCTTGCGGCTGGAAGACGGAAGCGACTTGCTTCCAGAGCTCAAACACTTGCTGGAAAAGGAAGCAGTAAAGGGCGCAGTCATACTCTCGGCCATAGGTATGCTCAGAAACTTCACCATCGGATGGCTGGGGCCTGAAGGATACGTCAAAAAGGAATACAACGAACCCTATGAGCTTTTGAGCATCAGTGGAACCGTGAACATTATGGAGGACGGAGGAGTGTTCATCCACCCCCACGCAGCCCTTTCCGGCCGCGACCATTCTACCGTAGGAGGGCATCTTTTCAGCGGAGTGGTTCACAACACCCTCGAAGCAGTATTACTTGTTCCAGAGGGCGTCTCTTACTACCGAAAAGAACTGGAAGAGGGAGGGTACAAAAAATTCTGCCCGCAAAGAGAGGAAAATTAAGACGTTTACTTTGGCTGCTAGTTCCTATAATATTATTTGCCCAATTATTCATGGGGCTTCCTGCAGAGGCCTATCTGCAGGAAGCCTTTGCCGTAAAGGTATATGATGGCGACACCATTGAGGTAATCCTTCCAGACGGAAGCAAGAAAAAGGTGCGGTACCTCGGAATAGACACCCCAGAGCTTCATCACCCTCAAAGGGGGGAGGAGGAGCTCGGCAAAATTGCAGCAGCCTTCAACGCTCAGCTTGTCATGAAAAAGGCCATAATACTCGAAGTGGACGTTCAACCTTACGACAGGTACGGGAGACTTCTTGCATGGGTCTGGCTATCCCCAAAAAACAAGGACCTTTTGGTGAACGAAATCATAACCAGAAACGGGCTTGCTATGCCTTTTACCCTAAGCCCCAACGTCAAATATACAGATCGCATAATAAGAGCTTTCCGATTGGCCTTCAAGGAAAGAAAAGGGTTTTGGGACAAAGCCTGCCGAAGGGTTTTCACCTCCGAACAGGCTTGGAACGAACTTCCCTCATTGGCGGGGAAATTTATAACCCTGAAGCTCACCATACGGGAGATAGAACGGTCGTCCAACAAGGTATCCCTCGTGGATATGAACGGAAAGATGAGAGTAGTGATATACAACGATGACCTTCCCCGGTTCTCCAAAACGAAATTCGAAAAGAACCTAACGCTGTACGTTGCGGGAAAGCTCAGGACAAGCTTCCAGGGAGGGCAAATGAAACTGGCTGACCCCATACAGATAATCAAGATGAAACATTAACCCCAAAGTTTTTCACAACTAAATGCCAACTTGTCCACTAGAATATCCACAAATCCACATATTTTTCCACTCTTGTTTCCACTTATCCACATGTATGGGTCTATGTTTCACGTGAAACATTTTCTCCGGCTGGTGTGTTTCACGTGAAACGTATATCCTTAATCATCCTCAAGTAGTATAATTTCCCTGTGGGAGTGTTGCATTTATATACGTATTTTTCCTGATGTTTTATGCTTTATTTTCTGCAAAAATAGACATCGTATAGGCTTTTCAACCTAAACCCAACATCTGAATACATCTGGCAGGATCACCTGTTCTGTGAGGAGATAGATGGAAATGAAAAAATACATGAAGATTCTGTTCGTAAGCCTCTCTATAGCATTCATCGCTTTTGGAGGAGGGGTTTTGTATCTCTCCCAAAAGGATGTGGCTGTAGATTATGCCAAGGCCAGTGCCCAGCGCATGGCCTCAGAAAAGCTGGGAGCCACTCTTTCTGTGGGCAAGATCTCTGGGAACCCTATTCGGGGATATACCGTCTCAGGTATATCACTAAATAAAGACGGTATCCTCATAACCAAGGCTCGGGGGTTGTCTCTAAAACTTGACCCCCTAGCCCTACTGTTAGGTAAGACCAAAGTGCGAAGCGTTAAGTTGAGTGGAGGAGAGATTTTCGCTGATAACCTTCCCTCTTTGTTTACAGGTCAAGAAGAAAAGACCCTTGAAAAGCTACCCGACATAAAGCTCTCCATTGTCCAAAGCACTATACGAACGAAAGAATCCTCCGTAGGCCTTGACTCTGTAAGGCTTTCCTCGAGCAATGGGGCCCTTTCCCTTCACGGCAAGGTTTCATTCAAAGGGCTCTCCTCTGAACTTGAGGGAAGGGGTAGCTTCAAAAACGGCAAGCTTTCCCTGGAGAGGTTCAAAGCGACCATAGGTAAGGGAAATATCGAAGTTAAGGGAGATATTTACCCTACGGTGGCATGCACAGGCAAGGTCTCTGACCTTGACTTAGAAGTTGTATCCTTTTTGTGGCCCGCCCTGAAGGATAAAGGCTTCAGTGGAAGTTTCTCCACGTCCCTTGAAATCGAGGGGCCATGGCGTGAAGTGGGTCTCAGGGGAAGTTTGAGCATGGACAAAGGGCAAATATGGGGCATACCTGTAGAGGGACTTAGATCCAACTGGTGGAGTAGAGGCAGGAAACTATGGTTTGAGGACATATCTGGCTTCGCAAATAACTCTAAGGTCTCTGGAAAGCTTGGAATGCTCTTTAGCGCCCTTCCCCCGGAGCTTTACTTCGATTTGGATGTACAAGATGGGGAACTGGTCCAATGGACTAAAACCTTCCCTTGGCTGGGGTTTGCTTCAGGAAGCATAGAAAAGGCCCATATAGGCTTCGCAGTGAAAAGGGGCAAAGTGGTGGGGCCCGCGCGGGTTGAGGCCTCCTCCGTGACCATGGCTGGACAACCCATAGAAAACCTTACAGCCACGCTGGACTTCAAGGAAAACTATACATCCTTGGTCACCATTTCAGGCAGGTGGCTTGATGCTCCTGTAGCTGGTTCAGGGATAATCCGCATAAAAGAAGGGCCTTATTTTGACTTTACCCTTTCTGGAAAGGGTATCGCACTGAACAAGGCTAGAACCATCGTTCCCGTGGAGGGCATGAAACTTGAGGGCCTTGCGGGCGGTACCGTGAGAATAAGTGGAACTCCAGGCAAAATTTCGTCAGATGGCAAGCTTTGGTCTGAAAAGATAAGGGTGATGGGACATCTGATAGAGAATCCTGCAGTGGAGTTTGCCTATTCCAATTCCATGCTGCAGGTTAAAGACTTGTCCGCAACGTGGAACAGCCTACCTATACGGGGGTCGGGGAAAATATCCGGATTGGGCACCCAGAAGGCATCTTTGCTCTTCAGCGGAACTGGAGGAAAGGTAAACCTATCGAAAGTCCTGCAGGCTGCAGGGATATCCATCCCCAACTTGAAAGGTGAGGTTTCAACTTCATGGAAGGTAACTGGAAGCATAAGCAACCCTGATATCTCCCTGAGCTTCTCATCTAGCTTTATAAAGGGACCTTACGACATAGAGCTTTCGGACATCACCATGTGGACCGACCTTCCCTTATCGGCCATAAGCCAAAGGACCCCAACGGCAAAGATCTCCTTCAAGGCCCAAAAGGGAAGCCTAAGGGGCCTCCATACTGGCCCTATCTCAGGCAAAGCATCATATTCTCAGAAAGAAGTACTTTTAGAAGGACTATCCTTAAGCCTGTGGGATAGCCAGTTGACAGCTAAAGGCAAAATCCTCATGCCCCAGAAAGAGAAAGAAGCGCCCCACATGGAGTTTGAGGGCTCCGTAGAGAAGGCCAATCTGGCCAAAATGGGGGAGCCCTTCAAACTGCCCTTGAAAGGAACACTGAACGGCACCTTCAAAGTTACGGGAAGCCTCCTTTCCCCCGAGGTCGCAGCGAGTTTTTTGTGCGACGAACTGACCTTTAGGGACTATTCTTTCAGTAACGCAGAAGGTCAAATATCCGTGAAGGATGGGATAGCCAAGATAGTTAAAGGCACCGCTCGAATAGGGGAGGGAACCGTCTCCGTAAAGGGCTCTTTCCCCATTAAAAAGGAGAAAGATGCGGACTTGTCCCTTTCCATAGAGGGCAACAACCTGGATCTTGCTCTTTTTACCAAGGAATCCCGACAAGCAAGGGCCATGAACCTAGGTGGGTTGATCAACCTAGCAGTTGAGGCTTCAAGGAGCAGAGGCGATTGGTCAGGTAGTGGCGAGATTAATTCCGACACCATAAAACTTCACGGTTTAACGATAAGCAACTTCCACGCTCCTTTATCCTTCTCCGGTGACTTCCTTAAGGTCTACAAGGCCAAGGGGACCTTCTACGGGGGAAGCGCCACTGCGGACGCTCTCTTCAACCTAAGGACGGGCAAGTGGTCCGCCATGATCGCAACCTCCAACACCAACATCGAGGGAGTAGTGAAGGACGCCTTGAGCCTCAAGGGCAAGGTCACGGGGAAAGGCGACCTGAACCTCAACCTAGAAGGATCCTTTACCAAACCCATGCCCATAAAGGGAAATGGTCGTTTCTCCGCAAAGGACGGAGAGATATCGGATTTCAAGGCTATCAAGATAATAGCTGCACCCCACGGCCTTTCGTCCATCCGCTACAGCAACGTGGAAACCTACTTCAACATCTTGGGCAACACCCTCACTTTGATGCCTGGAAGCCGCATGACGGCCTATCCTCAGGATCCCTTGTACCGGTACCTCACCGCCGACGGGACCCTGGGGCCTGGTTCAAGCATAAACTTAAACTGCAGTGGCAACATAAACATGCAGACCCTCAATGCCCTGGTGGGGGCCATACAGGGAATAATGGGATCAGACATACAAAACCCACAAGAGCTCCTTTCTGGCCTCTTGGGAGGCCTGGTTGGGGGGCTGTCGAAACAGGACTTCCGGGACGTTTCCTTCCACGTTTCCGGAACGTGGGAGAAACCTATGATATCCAACATAAAGGTCTATTCTCCTGCAAAGAGTCAGCCTATACCTGAAGACAATACAGACCCATCGGTGAAAGATGACCAGACCAAGGTCAACATAAACATCCCCACCAATGGGTCTGACGAGAGCGTTGGCGATCAGCTGAAACAGCAAATACTGGAACAGATATTCAAACAGTCTGTACCCAGCGAATAGGCACCGAAACTAGTACTTTCTCAATATTTCCTCCAATGTCAGGTGGTCAATGTTGCCACCTGATATTATTATGCCGGTTTTCCTGCCCCAGCCTGATATCTTGCCGGAAAGGAGGGCCGCTACGCCAACAGCCCCGGCACCTTCAACTACCTGGTGATGCTCTCTGAAAAGCCATACTATCGCTTTTGCGATTTCCTCCTCCGTCACCGCAACAAAGCCCTTTACTCTCCTTCTTGCAAGGTCCAAAAGGCTTTGGGGAATCCAACCCGTAAGGCCATCTGCCAAGGAGTCCTTATATTCCACCTCTACAACCCTTCCCGTGGGCCAAGATGCCACATAAGGCTGTGAGGAAACTGACTGGACTCCCCATATTTCAACGTCAGGACGAAGGGTCTTGGCTGCCAGGGCTATCCCTGAGATAAGGCCGCCACCACCTGCAGGAACTATGATTGTGTCTATCTCGGGCTCATCCATCATCATCTCCAGCCCTGCGGTGCCCGCCCCACAAATGATGTATGGGTCCTCAAAAGAGGAAATGTACGTCATTTTCTCCTCTCTCTCCAAACTGTGAGCTTTCGCTTCCGCATCGTCGTAAAAATGGCCTGCCACTACGAGGTCCACCCATGGACCACCGTACCTTTTTATGGCCTTTTTCTTGGTTTCAGGACACACCCCAGGCACGCATATGGTGGCCTTCACCTTCAGCATGGACGCTGCAATGGCTATGCCCTGGGCATGGTTTCCGCTCGAGGCCGTGACAACGCCCCTTTTCTTCTCTTCTTCGGTTAAGCTGAACATCTTGTTCAAGGCACCTCTCACCTTGAAGGAGCCCGTAAGCTGCTGATTTTCCCATTTCAAGTAGACTTCACCACCTGCAATCTCCGACAACGGCAGGGATTTTTCCGTTGGTGTATGCCGCACCTTCCCTTTTAGAAATCTTGCTGCAAGAAGCAGGTCTTTCATGGATGGGTTGATGAACATTCCTGCACCTCCTCGAATAATGCTTTTTCTGATAGTATAAACCCACTGCTAAGGAGGGTGAAGGATGACTTTCAAATTGGTGGTTTTGGATTTGGATGGGACCTTATTGCGTCCCGACAACAGCATATCTTCTAAGACTCAAAAGACAATCGCAGAGTGCATCAAAAGGGGAATTTGCGTTACCATAGCCACTGGAAGGCTTTTTCCCTCTGTCTTGCCTTTTGCGAAGGCATTGAACCTGAAAGACCCCCTCATAACAGCAAACGGCGCAGACATAAGAAACCCAAGAACCAACGAGCAATTATTTTTCCGGCCTATAGACTCCCGTACTGCCAGGGAATTAATGGCTTTTTTCAAGGACAGAGGGTGGTATATCCAGTCATACGTGGGAGATAACCTTTACGTGTACGAAAGAAACGAAACCGCTCTAGAGTATGGGAGACTCACATTCCTGGATCCCATAGAGCTAAAAGAAAAGCTTTTCACCTTGAACGAAAGCCCTACCAAGCTTTTATCTATAGCAAAAAGCCCTGAAGAGGCCGTACTCATACGTAAAGCTGTGCAGGAAGAGTTTGGCGAAAGGATTTATGCTGCAGTAAGCAACCGACTCTTCGTGGACATGGCTCACCCTGAAGTCAGTAAAGCCAGGGGAGTAAAGATCTTAATGGAGAAGATGGGCATTAAAAGCAATGAAATGATGGCCATTGGGGATTCGGAAAATGACCTTCCCCTCTTTGAGATGGCAGGTTTTTCGGTTGCCATGGGAAACGCTAGAAAAGAAATCCAGGACCGCGCAGATGCTGTAACCTCGCCTAACTATGACGATGGAGTAGCTGCGGCCCTGGAAAGGTACGTGCTCCAAGATCCTTAAAGCACCCTACGGGGCCCTTTGGGGACCCTCAAACCAAGGTTTTCAAGGCCTTTATGACCGTAGATATCTCCTCTTTTGTGTTGAAATACCCCACGCTGAGCCTCAGGGCTCCCTGGGGAAAACTTCCTAAAGTCTCGTGAGCCACCGGCGCACAGTGAAGGCCAGGGCGAGCCTCGATACCATACTCATCAGCCAACTTAAGGGCCAAGGTAGCGTTATCGCCATCTTGAGGGTTAACGGCGAAGACGCTGAGGCGCCCCTGCATGGTTTTTTTGCCGTAGAGGGTAAGCTTTTTCATATCCAATATTGCCTCAAGAAGAAGCTCTCCCAGCTTTTTTTCCTTCTCTCGTATGGTTTCCAACCCCGTTTTTCTTATCCATTCCAGGGCCGCTGAAAGTCCTGCAATGCCAGGCAAGTTGGGAGTCCCGGCCTCAAACTTGTCTGGTAGGCTCTCCGGCTGAACTTGAAGGTGGGACAAACTTCCCGTGCCTCCCTCCACCAAGGGCTTTACTCTCTCAGCAAAGGAAGGTTCCCATACTATGCCTCCTGTTCCCTGGGGCCCCATAAGGCCCTTATGTCCCGTAAAGCAGAGGGCAGCAAGACCAAGGTCCCTAGCGGAGATATCCAGAACCCCAGCGGTCTGGGCGCTATCCAAGACCAATGGAACGCCGTACTGCCTACACAACTTGGACACTTCCTCAATGGGTTGGATGGTTCCGCAGACATTGCTGCAGTGGCTCATGACCGCCAGGTCTTGGCCTTCTTTCAGGGCTTGTTCGAAGCGTTCCAGATCCAACGTGCCGTCAGAAAAACACGGCGAAACGGTAACCTTTACACCCCTCTCAGACTCCAGCCTTCTTAGGGGGCGCATCACGGCGTTGTGCTCCATAGATGTGGTAACCACCCTGCTAGAGGGCCGTAAAAACCCCTTCAATACTACGTTCAGGGCCTCGGTGACGTTGGATGTGAAGGTTACGTACCTGGGGTCTTCGTCCTTGTAGCCGCCGAAGAAGGATGCCAGTCTCTCCCTGGTCGTTGTAACCAAGTCCAAGGTCTCCAAGTCCCTAGAACTGGAGGAACCTCTGGCCAGGTTGGCCCCAGAGCTGGTCATGAACTGGTACATTGCCTTTGGCACCTCTTCAGGTTTTGGCCATGAAGTTGCCGCGTTGTTCATATATATTCCCATCTCTTTCACCTCCTTTTCTTGCTCTTTATAAACTCCTGCTCGGCAATTTTAACACTATTTTTGCTGAAAAATCCGTTCTTTACGTATATAATTATTACCTAGTGGGGGTTTTTATTTTTGTTTTTCTGTTTATTCAAGATAGGAGGGGAAATGGTGAAAAATTCAAGACTATTAAGGTTTTCCGTTCAGGGAGTCTTTCTGGTCCTTCTTACCTGGATAGGCTACAGACACCAGGTTGTAGGCGGAGGTCCTTCCGGAATACCTCCGGTGGATGCTTTTTGTCCCTTTGGAGGGTTGGAGGGGCTTTTTCAAGTTATGACCTCCGGGGTTTGGCTTCGGAGGCTTGCTCCGAGCTCTTTGATTCTTTTTCTGCTCCTTGTTGGCGTTACTTTGGTGCTTGGAAGGGCCTTTTGCGGCTGGATTTGCCCCCTTGGAACGTTGGGGGAGTGGAGCGCCTCTTTGGGGCGGAAAATGGGCATAAAACCCAAAAAGCTACCCAAAAGCATAGATGGCCCTCTGAGATACCTTAAATACCTCATTTTGGCGGCCATAATTGGGGGAACTTGGAAATTGGGCACCCTGGTATGGAGAAATTATGACCCTTGGGTTGCATGGATGCATCTTTCAGCGTTTTTCGAAGCATTTCCAGAAAAACCCGGAGGCTTTATTGTGCTTTTTTTGACGGTCATAGGGGCCAGCTTCTTCATAGAAAGGTTTTGGTGTAGGTATTTATGCCCTCTGGGCGCTTTTCTCGCAATACTTCAAAAGGCTTCTTTAACCAAGATAACCAGAAGTGAGCGAAGCTGCGTTCACTGCCATAATTGTGGAAGATCCTGCCCTGTGGAGCTTGACCCCGAAAATGTGGAGGTAGAAAGGAGCGCAGAATGCATAGCCTGCGGTAGGTGTGCAGAAAACTGCCCCATAGATGGTACTCTCTTTTTCGGGATCAAGAAAAAGAAGCTATCTGTTTCGCTGGTGGGGCTTGCCACGGTGCTTTTGCTCTTAGGAGGCATAGCAACAGCTAGGTTAAGTGGCCTTTGGCAAACCTTTGCTCCCATACCTTCTTCCATAACAGGCCCTGCCGCCGTAGATTCCCTGTACGGATGGATGACCATAACTCAGATGGCAGAAGTCCTCCATGTAAGCCCCAAGGAGTTCTTAAAGCTCGGAGGCCTGGATGAATCGACTCCATTGGACGTAAGGGTCAAAGATATCCCCGGTATAGACGATGAAGCTCTCAAGGAGCGCATCAGGGAGGCTCTATCTGCTCAGGAGGCCTCTAAAAAGACGTCCTCCTTCATTCCTTCCCCAGAGGAAATAAAAGGAAGCATGACCATGAGACAAGTAGAGGAAATCTACAAGGTCCACGGAGAGGAAGTCTTCACCCTGGCTGGATGGCCTGACAACCTCAGCAAAGAAAAACCTCTCAAGGACCTTGCAGTTGAACTTGGCAAGGAAGTGAGCCAGATAAGGGATGCCGTAAAGAAATTGCTTGAAAAAAACCAGTAAAAAGTGTTAGTAGCTATTGACTTTTGTTGACTTTTATTTTGTTTCTTTTTACTATCTCTAAAGTTTTAAGTGCTATATCCCGTCCTGCAAAGGGGCGGGATATTTTTTTTGCCGTCTCTGAAAGTCTCTTCATCTCTTGGAACGAAGAGAGTATCATGTTCGCCTTTGATGCGGCCCTTCTGTATTCGAACAGGACCCTTGCTGCTTGTCTGTCCAAAAGATAGTCGCTGTTTCTCTGTTCTTGGCCGGGTATTGGGTCCGTCAATATTATGGGTTTACCCATGCACAAAAGTTCGGAGGTTGAAAGGCCGCCAGGTTTCATAAAGACTAAGTCGCTGGAAGCGTAATAGTCTATTATGTTGTCCACGAACCCCTTCACTTCCACCCTTGAAATATCTTCCCACTGGCTTGAAAGTTTCTGAAAAAGTTTTTCGTTATTGCCGCATATCACCGTTATCAGGGCATCTGTGTCTTTGTAGAGGGATACTAGGACCTCCTCGATGGGGCCCACACCAATGCCGCCTCCCATCACCAGAATGTGGCTAGCCTTGCTGTCTATGCCCAGTTTTACCCTGCCTTCCTCCTTACTTGGGGGGGATGAATAGATGGGATCAACGGGTATGCCCGTTAGAAAGATCCTTTCAGGCTCCAGGTCATCGGCAAGACACTGTTCCAAAGTCTCCTCTGATGCCACAAACCAGGCATAAAATGCAGGATTACGATGGAAAACATGGCTCAGGAAATCGGTGTTAACGTAGCAGACTGGAATTCGGTCTTTAAATTTATCCAGCACAACCTGGGAACCGAAAAAATGGGTGAATAAGACAGCATGGGGGGCGAAGTTTTCAAGTTCATCAAGGAGGCTTGCGGTGTTAACCTTCTCAGTCAGTTCAGCAAGGGTGGCGAGAACTCCATCCCTTGCTGAGGGGTTATCCATGGTATCGTAAAAGTACCCCCACAGTTGGGGCATTTTCCTAACTAGCTCCAAGTACGACCTGGTGTATATGCCCCTTACTATGGGAGAGTAGAAGGAAAGGGTATCCAAGCACAAAACCTCTACATCTGGAGACACCGTGCCAAACCATTTAGCAAGAGCTTTTGCTGCCGTCTTATGTCCCGTTCCTACCGAAGCATACAATATAGCTACCCTTATCTTAGTCATATACATCCCTCTTTCAGTCTAATCTTTTATGCCCTTCAAAAGATCCCCTAGAGTGGGCCCTGCGCTCTGCTCTTGTTCCTTTACGGCCTTGATAGCCGACTGTAAGGAATCCTTTATAAGCTCCTCGCTGTAGTTAGGAGGAAAGTAGAGGGCGGCTGCGTCAGCATGTCCACCTCCTCTTACCTTTCTTCCATCTTTTAGAAGTCCTACAATGCGTCCTGCCAAGGCATTCCTGCTTCTGAGGGAGACGCTCCAATCTCCCTGGGGTCTTCTGTTGGCCACCGCTACCAGAAGAGGAGGATTTTCCATCTTGTCCAGAACTAGCCCGCAAAAGTCCGATACGTCACCAAACTCCAAAATATTCGGCTTTACGAACATCAGGTCCTTGTCTGCTCCAGATATCTCCTCTAAGGCCCTCTTGAAGCGTTCTTCCTGCATCTTCACGAATTGGGTGGTACCTTCATGTTCCCAGCGGGCCAATTTAGGGCTTGGATCCGCAGCAAGCCTGGCAAAGAGGCTGTAG
The DNA window shown above is from Thermovirga lienii DSM 17291 and carries:
- a CDS encoding L-threonine ammonia-lyase (PFAM: Pyridoxal-phosphate dependent enzyme~TIGRFAM: threonine dehydratase, medium form~COGs: COG1171 Threonine dehydratase~InterPro IPR001926~KEGG: tai:Taci_1720 pyridoxal-5'-phosphate-dependent protein beta subunit~PFAM: Pyridoxal-5'-phosphate-dependent protein beta subunit~SPTR: Threonine ammonia-lyase) — encoded protein: MFINPSMKDLLLAARFLKGKVRHTPTEKSLPLSEIAGGEVYLKWENQQLTGSFKVRGALNKMFSLTEEEKKRGVVTASSGNHAQGIAIAASMLKVKATICVPGVCPETKKKAIKRYGGPWVDLVVAGHFYDDAEAKAHSLEREEKMTYISSFEDPYIICGAGTAGLEMMMDEPEIDTIIVPAGGGGLISGIALAAKTLRPDVEIWGVQSVSSQPYVASWPTGRVVEVEYKDSLADGLTGWIPQSLLDLARRRVKGFVAVTEEEIAKAIVWLFREHHQVVEGAGAVGVAALLSGKISGWGRKTGIIISGGNIDHLTLEEILRKY
- a CDS encoding Cof-like hydrolase (PFAM: haloacid dehalogenase-like hydrolase~TIGRFAM: Cof subfamily of IIB subfamily of haloacid dehalogenase superfamily; HAD-superfamily hydrolase, subfamily IIB~COGs: COG0561 hydrolase of the HAD superfamily~InterPro IPR013200: IPR000150: IPR006379~KEGG: adg:Adeg_1822 Cof-like hydrolase~PFAM: Haloacid dehalogenase domain protein hydrolase type 3~SPTR: Cof-like hydrolase;~TIGRFAM: Cof-like hydrolase; HAD-superfamily hydrolase, subfamily IIB), whose product is MTFKLVVLDLDGTLLRPDNSISSKTQKTIAECIKRGICVTIATGRLFPSVLPFAKALNLKDPLITANGADIRNPRTNEQLFFRPIDSRTARELMAFFKDRGWYIQSYVGDNLYVYERNETALEYGRLTFLDPIELKEKLFTLNESPTKLLSIAKSPEEAVLIRKAVQEEFGERIYAAVSNRLFVDMAHPEVSKARGVKILMEKMGIKSNEMMAIGDSENDLPLFEMAGFSVAMGNARKEIQDRADAVTSPNYDDGVAAALERYVLQDP
- a CDS encoding cysteine desulfurase family protein (PFAM: Aminotransferase class-V~TIGRFAM: cysteine desulfurase family protein~COGs: COG0520 Selenocysteine lyase~InterPro IPR000192: IPR010969~KEGG: aco:Amico_1909 cysteine desulfurase family protein~PFAM: aminotransferase class V~SPTR: Cysteine desulfurase family protein;~TIGRFAM: cysteine desulfurase family protein), with translation MGIYMNNAATSWPKPEEVPKAMYQFMTSSGANLARGSSSSRDLETLDLVTTTRERLASFFGGYKDEDPRYVTFTSNVTEALNVVLKGFLRPSSRVVTTSMEHNAVMRPLRRLESERGVKVTVSPCFSDGTLDLERFEQALKEGQDLAVMSHCSNVCGTIQPIEEVSKLCRQYGVPLVLDSAQTAGVLDISARDLGLAALCFTGHKGLMGPQGTGGIVWEPSFAERVKPLVEGGTGSLSHLQVQPESLPDKFEAGTPNLPGIAGLSAALEWIRKTGLETIREKEKKLGELLLEAILDMKKLTLYGKKTMQGRLSVFAVNPQDGDNATLALKLADEYGIEARPGLHCAPVAHETLGSFPQGALRLSVGYFNTKEEISTVIKALKTLV
- a CDS encoding polyferredoxin-like protein (TIGRFAM: ferredoxin-type protein, NapH/MauN family~COGs: COG0348 Polyferredoxin~InterPro IPR017900: IPR017896~KEGG: aco:Amico_0074 polyferredoxin-like protein~SPTR: Polyferredoxin-like protein), which codes for MVKNSRLLRFSVQGVFLVLLTWIGYRHQVVGGGPSGIPPVDAFCPFGGLEGLFQVMTSGVWLRRLAPSSLILFLLLVGVTLVLGRAFCGWICPLGTLGEWSASLGRKMGIKPKKLPKSIDGPLRYLKYLILAAIIGGTWKLGTLVWRNYDPWVAWMHLSAFFEAFPEKPGGFIVLFLTVIGASFFIERFWCRYLCPLGAFLAILQKASLTKITRSERSCVHCHNCGRSCPVELDPENVEVERSAECIACGRCAENCPIDGTLFFGIKKKKLSVSLVGLATVLLLLGGIATARLSGLWQTFAPIPSSITGPAAVDSLYGWMTITQMAEVLHVSPKEFLKLGGLDESTPLDVRVKDIPGIDDEALKERIREALSAQEASKKTSSFIPSPEEIKGSMTMRQVEEIYKVHGEEVFTLAGWPDNLSKEKPLKDLAVELGKEVSQIRDAVKKLLEKNQ